A portion of the Bactrocera neohumeralis isolate Rockhampton chromosome 2, APGP_CSIRO_Bneo_wtdbg2-racon-allhic-juicebox.fasta_v2, whole genome shotgun sequence genome contains these proteins:
- the LOC126767866 gene encoding probable phosphoserine aminotransferase, translating to MVINFAAGPAKLPEEVLKEAQENLLNCNGTGISVMEMSHRSSNYATIQETAINDLRELLNIPSNYKILLMQGGGTGQFAAVCFNLIGRTGIADYVVTGSWSAKAAKEAEQYGKVNLVIPKAAKYTTVPTQDTWKLDPNASYIYYCDNETVDGVEFDFVPETTNGVPLVCDMSSNFLSRPVDVTKFGLIFAGAQKNIGPAGVTVVIVREDLIGQHIKQTPSVLNFAQMDKNASLLNTPPTFCIYLMGLVFKWIKRNGGIAGMEKTAAAKSKLIYDVIEQSNGFYSCPVEKRVRSRMNVPFRIGSSEGVDALEKEFLAKAESQGMIQLKGHRSVGGIRASLYNAITVAEAEQLAKLLKEFAQNNKVKN from the exons ATGGTCATTAATTTTGCCGCTGGTCCAGCTAAATTACCGGAGGAG GTACTGAAAGAGGCACAAGAAAATTTGCTCAATTGCAATGGCACCGGCATATCAGTGATGGAAATGTCTCATCGTTCATCAAACTACGCAACGATACAAGAAACAGCTATCAATGATCTACGCGAGCTATTGAATATTCCATCAAACTACAAGATACTGCTCATGCAAGGCGGTGGCACTGGACAATTCGCGGCTGTTTGTTTTAATCTCATAGGACGCACTGGTATCGCTGATTACGTCGTGACCGGTTCTTGGTCAGCCAAGGCAGCAAAGGAAGCTGAACAATATGGCAAGGTAAATTTGGTAATACCCAAAGCTGCAAAATACACCACTGTACCTACACAAGACACTTGGAAACTCGATCCAAATGCCTCCTACATTTACTACTGCGACAATGAGACGGTCGATGGCGTCGAATTCGACTTCGTGCCCGAAACTACAAATGGTGTGCCGCTGGTTTGTGATATGTCGTCGAATTTCCTATCACGTCCAGTTGATGTCACGAAATTCGGTCTCATATTCGCCGGTGCACAGAAAAATATTGGACCAGCCGGTGTGACGGTTGTTATTGTACGTGAGGACCTCATCGGACAGCACATTAAGCAGACACCGTCGGTTTTGAATTTCGCGCAAATGGATAAAAATGCGTCATTACTCAATACGCCGCCAACTTTTTG catTTACTTGATGGGTTTGGTATTCAAGTGGATTAAGCGTAACGGCGGCATTGCAGGCATGGAAAAAACAGCTGCAGCCAAATCAAAGCTCATTTACGATGTAATTGAGCAGTCGAATGGCTTCTACAGCTGTCCGGTGGAGAAGCGTGTGCGCTCACGTATGAATGTACCGTTTCGCATTGGCAGCAGCGAGGGTGTCGACGCCTTGGAAAAAGAGTTTTTGGCAAAGGCCGAGAGTCAGGGCATGATTCAATTGAAGGGTCATCGTTCAGTTGGCGGTATTAGGGCTTCGCTGTACAACGCCATCACTGTCGCCGAAGCCGAGCAGTTGGCTAAATTACTGAAAGAGTTCGCgcaaaataataaagttaaaaattaa
- the LOC126767869 gene encoding putative defense protein 3 encodes MSVKCSVVWCSMALLCLTNAFPDGAPADTCVKQRANQPNHGKARTQPGQTIPYEVVADSETFHPGQPISVSIYPIDQKSTFRGFFLQARDANSNEWIGEWIQSENTKTIPECSAITHSDNRDKLGAKLFWKAPQNKRGRVYFTGTVLKEYSIFWSDIVAKVQATQ; translated from the exons ATGAGTGTTAAGTGCAGTGTTGTTTGGTGTTCGATGGCACTTTTGTGCTTGACGAATGCCTTCCCGGATGGTGCGCCCGCCGACACTTGCGTCAAACAACGTGCGAATCAACCGAATCACGGCAAAGCGCGCACACAACCCGGGCAAACTATTCCGTACGAAGTTGTTGCCGATTCGGAAACATTCCATCCTGGACAACCAATTTCAG tTTCGATTTACCCCATCGATCAAAAGTCCACCTTCCGCGGATTCTTTCTGCAGGCGCGCGATGCCAACTCCAACGAATGGATTGGTGAATGGATACAAAGTGAGAATACCAAAACTATACCAGAATGTTCAGCCATAACGCATTCGGACAATCGCGACAAGTTGGGTGCGAAACTGTTTTGGAAGGCGCCACAAAACAAACGCGGCCGTGTTTACTTTAC tGGCACAGTACTGAAGGAGTATTCAATATTTTGGAGCGACATCGTGGCAAAGGTACAAGCTACGCAGTGA